The nucleotide window TGCGCGGGCAGTTCGATCCACGCGGCCGCCTCGGGCGCATCGCCCCAGGCCTGGTCCAGCGCGGCAAGGCACGCGGCGCCGAAGCGCCGCGCCACCCCCGCGCGCGGCAAGGCGCGCAGCGCCCCCCAGGTGCGGCAGCCCAGGTGCTGCAGGGCCAGCGCATGCGGACGCAGCGCCGTCAGCGTGGCCAGGGGCAAATCGTGCGGCAGGCGCCGGGGCGGCGGCCCGCCCAGGCGGGCCAGGCGCAGCAGGGCCAGGGCCTGCAGGGCGGTGGGGCCCTCGGCCCAGTCCTGCGCCGCCTCCGGCCCGCTGCCGGAGGCCTGCGCGCGCAGCAGCGCGCGCAGGGCAGCACGGCCGCCCCACAGGCGCTCGGTGCCCTGGACCTCCAGCAGCAGGGCCTCGTCCAGCAGCGCCACGCGCGGCGTGAAGCGCAGGGCCCACCAGCCCTGCGCGGCCGCCGGCACGCCCGGCGGCGGGGGCTCAGGGGGCAGGCGCCAGGCGTGCCAGTACATGGCGCACGTCCTCGGTGGCGCGGGCCTCGGCCTGCATGCGCCCGTGCCGCCGCGCCTGGGCCTGCAGCGCGGCGGCCAGGGCCGGGCTGCGCGCCGGCAGCAGCAGCGGTGCGTCCAGCGGCGGCCCACGGCGCTTGAGCACCTGCACCTGCAACTGCTCGCCCTGGTGCCGCAGCGCCAGGCGCAGCGGCGCGGGCGAGGCCTGGGGCGCCTGCGCGGCCGGCCGGCAGACCCACAGCAGCACCTGGCGCTGGGCGGCGGCCAACTGCAGGCGGCGCAGGCCCGCCGCCCGTGCCTGGGGCAGCCAGGCCAATACGGCGCATACGTCGCGGCAGCGCAGGGCCTGCTCGCAGGCCCAGGCCGCCGCGCTGTCCGCAGAATCATGCGCTGGCGGCTGGATGCGGCACAGCCGCTGCACCGCCACGCCGGCATCGTGC belongs to Acidovorax sp. YS12 and includes:
- the imuA gene encoding translesion DNA synthesis-associated protein ImuA, with the translated sequence MAHSPAFPLPPGVWHGRAWAAAQQRVQPTGHAALDAELPGGGWPCGALSELLLPPHAACEWTLLLPALACALQDGTGRAVLVAPPQEPFAAALHDAGVAVQRLCRIQPPAHDSADSAAAWACEQALRCRDVCAVLAWLPQARAAGLRRLQLAAAQRQVLLWVCRPAAQAPQASPAPLRLALRHQGEQLQVQVLKRRGPPLDAPLLLPARSPALAAALQAQARRHGRMQAEARATEDVRHVLARLAPAP